The following are from one region of the Carassius gibelio isolate Cgi1373 ecotype wild population from Czech Republic chromosome A13, carGib1.2-hapl.c, whole genome shotgun sequence genome:
- the LOC128026548 gene encoding tumor necrosis factor alpha-induced protein 3-like, producing the protein MSQGQNFLPKFLFVSNLLKAVKIRERVPNDVVKPSSSGGLIHHLRSMHRYTLEMIRMSQFPQAFREVIQAAILDRAMQSSLEQEKRLNWCREVKKLVPLRTNGDGNCLLHAASQYLLGVQDTDLVLRKALYAVLKETDTSNFRVRFQTELLHSQEFTQTGLRYSTLNWEEEWVKIVEMASPVSSSNGLQFDSLEDIHIFVLSNILRRPIIVIADQVLRSMKSGSSFSPLNVGGIYLPLHWPPGECYKYPIVLGYDSQHFAPLITIKDSGPEIRGVPLINPGRGGFEDLRVHFLTEKEQQQKEKLLKDYLMLIEIPVIGLGYDPTQIITAARLDEGNLPEDMNLMEDYLQLVNHEYKRWQEDKDSLRAPQSQRPPPFSVSQLSLIEIRCATPRCTFYVSVDTQPHCHECFEKRQAGCKPEAISTTNQTSSSDPESRGRLERPVLPSPRSAPPTAPSLSLYSETHAMKCKTPGCLFTLSVEHDGLCERCFTARQTRTAANGPPQHGWWATGSREREQERERERDTERCVMCRQEVFRIFNGLCPPCMQRTAVSERVDPHQQEPRTEASLWALHRETERTGHPWQTPAARQCKRSGCQFFGTPEKLGFCTICYVDYQTNHLATPALVQPRHTSEAGFQNCPRCRGQGCGAEGKAMLEGYCNKCFVKEQSARLNQAASRGSHSPPPVTRPSKARPPPMLSQTPCRRSGCKNLSPGCTDLCPDCVSRGQREGRRAQAPKEKSKQRCKTQGCDHYANQDKQGYCNECDHFKQIY; encoded by the exons ATGTCTCAGGGCCAGAACTTCCTTCCCAAGTTCCTGTTTGTGAGTAACCTCCTGAAGGCCGTGAAAATCCGAGAGCGGGTGCCCAACGATGTGGTGAAGCCGTCGTCCAGCGGCGGCCTGATCCATCACCTGCGCAGCATGCACCGCTACACGCTGGAGATGATCCGCATGAGCCAGTTCCCGCAGGCTTTCCGCGAGGTCATCCAGGCCGCCATCCTGGACCGGGCCATGCAGAGCTCGCTGGAGCAGGAGAAGAGGTTGAACTGGTGCCGCGAGGTCAAGAAGCTGGTGCCACTGAGGACCAACG GTGATGGGAACTGCCTGCTCCACGCGGCGTCTCAGTACCTGCTGGGGGTCCAGGACACAGACCTGGTGCTGCGAAAGGCTCTTTACGCAGTGCTGAAGGAGACCGACACTAGTAACTTCAGAGTGCGCTTTCAGACCGAGCTGCTGCACTCTCAGGAGTTCACTCAGACCGGCCTGCGATACAGCACTCTG AACTGGGAGGAGGAATGGGTGAAGATTGTAGAAATGGCTTCTCCGGTGTCCAGCAGTAACGGCCTACAGTTTGACTCACTAGAGGATATTCACATCTTTGTGCTTTCAAATATTCTCCGGAGACCAATTATTGTTATTGCAG ACCAAGTACTCCGAAGTATGAAGTCCGGTTCCTCCTTTTCACCCCTCAATGTCGGGGGCATATACCTGCCTTTGCACTGGCCTCCAGGAGAATGCTACAAGTATCCCATAGTGCTTGGATACGACTCTCAGCACTTTGCGCCTCTGATCACGATCAAAGACAGCGGCCCAG AGATCCGTGGTGTGCCTCTGATAAACCCAGGACGGGGTGGGTTTGAAGATCTCCGAGTGCACTTTCTGACAGAAAAGGAGCAGCAACAGAAGGAGAAGTTGCTGAAAGACTACCTAATGCTCATCGAGATCCCTGTCATTGGCCTGGGCTACGATCCCACACAGATCATCACTGCAGCCAG ACTGGATGAAGGCAACCTACCTGAGGACATGAACCTGATGGAGGACTATCTACAGCTGGTCAACCATGAATATAAGCGCTGGCAGGAGGATAAGGACTCTTTAAGGGCCCCCCAATCCCAGCGTCCCCCTCCCTTCTCAGTGTCCCAGCTCTCTCTGATTGAGATCCGCTGTGCCACCCCCCGCTGTACCTTCTACGTCTCGGTGGACACTCAACCCCACTGTCACGAGTGCTTCGAAAAGCGGCAGGCGGGTTGTAAGCCGGAGGCCATTTCCACCACAAATCAAACCTCGTCATCGGACCCCGAGAGCCGAGGGAGGCTGGAGCGCCCCGTCCTGCCCAGCCCACGCTCTGCGCCCCCTACGGCCCCCAGTCTAAGCCTTTACAGTGAGACTCATGCCATGAAGTGCAAGACGCCCGGATGCTTGTTCACGCTCAGCGTGGAGCATGATGGGTTGTGTGAACGCTGCTTCACGGCGAGGCAAACCCGAACGGCTGCTAATGGTCCACCGCAGCACGGCTGGTGGGCGACAGGCAGCCGGGAGCGAGAgcaggagagagagcgagaaagggACACCGAGAGGTGCGTTATGTGCCGACAGGAGGTCTTTAGGATATTCAATGGTCTTTGCCCACCCTGCATGCAGAGGACTGCTGTGTCCGAGAGGGTGGACCCCCATCAGCAGGAGCCCAGGACCGAGGCTTCATTATGGGCTCTGCACAGGGAGACCGAGCGCACGGGACACCCCTGGCAGACGCCCGCGGCCCGGCAGTGTAAACGCTCCGGCTGCCAGTTCTTTGGGACGCCAGAGAAGCTGGGATTCTGCACTATATGTTATGTAGACTACCAGACCAATCACC TGGCCACCCCTGCTCTTGTCCAGCCCAGACACACGTCCGAGGCGGGCTTCCAGAACTGTCCGCGGTGCCGGGGTCAGGGCTGCGGCGCCGAGGGAAAGGCCATGCTCGAGGGTTACTGCAACAAGTGCTTCGTGAAGGAACAGAGTGCCAGACTCAACCAAGCAGCGAGCAGGGGCTCTCACTCGCCGCCTCCCGTCACG CGGCCCTCGAAGGCTCGTCCTCCTCCGATGCTGTCCCAGACACCGTGTCGGCGCAGCGGCTGTAAGAACCTGTCCCCCGGCTGCACGGACCTCTGCCCGGACTGCGTCAGCCGCGGCCAGCGAGAGGGTCGACGAGCACAGGCGCCCAAAGAGAAGAGCAAACAGCGCTGCAAGACGCAGGGCTGCGACCACTACGCCAACCAAGACAAACAGGGCTACTGTAACGAATGTGACCACTTCAAGCAGATTTACTGA